One window of Streptomyces sp. NBC_00273 genomic DNA carries:
- a CDS encoding enoyl-CoA hydratase/isomerase family protein, with the protein MAMYVRVDGTGPVATIRLLRPAFSPVDPRLPQELTEACTRVGADPAVRAVLIYGNKRVFAAGADLGGLAGRTPAEASAHTQLLHRAFDAVADIPKPVIAAICGHALGGGLELALCADYRMAGEGALLGLPETGLGIIPGTGGTQRLPRLVGPGRAKKLIFTGCRLTAAEAYDIGLVDEVVPDARVLTAALDLAGRFAAGPTAALAAAKRAVDGGIGLPMGTALDLERAEYAALFATEDHLRGIRAAVEGRPAEFTGR; encoded by the coding sequence ATGGCCATGTACGTACGTGTCGACGGCACGGGACCCGTCGCGACCATCCGGCTGCTGCGCCCCGCCTTCAGCCCGGTCGATCCCCGGCTGCCGCAGGAGCTGACGGAGGCCTGCACGCGGGTCGGCGCGGACCCGGCCGTCCGCGCCGTGCTGATCTACGGGAACAAGCGGGTCTTCGCCGCCGGCGCCGACCTCGGCGGCCTGGCCGGCCGGACCCCGGCCGAGGCCTCGGCGCACACGCAGTTGCTGCACCGTGCGTTCGACGCGGTCGCAGACATCCCCAAGCCGGTGATCGCCGCGATCTGCGGGCACGCCCTGGGCGGAGGGCTGGAGCTGGCGCTGTGCGCCGACTACCGGATGGCGGGCGAGGGCGCGCTGCTGGGGCTGCCGGAGACGGGGCTCGGGATCATCCCGGGGACCGGCGGCACGCAGCGGCTGCCGAGGCTCGTGGGGCCGGGCCGGGCCAAGAAGCTGATCTTCACGGGCTGTCGCCTCACGGCGGCCGAGGCCTACGACATCGGGCTGGTGGACGAGGTGGTGCCCGATGCCCGGGTCCTCACTGCGGCACTGGACCTGGCCGGGCGGTTCGCTGCCGGGCCGACCGCCGCGCTGGCCGCGGCCAAGCGCGCGGTCGACGGCGGGATCGGTCTGCCGATGGGCACCGCACTTGACCTGGAGCGCGCGGAGTACGCCGCGCTCTTCGCCACCGAGGACCACCTGCGTGGCATCCGGGCCGCGGTGGAGGGCCGGCCGGCCGAGTTCACGGGTCGGTGA
- a CDS encoding condensation domain-containing protein, with the protein MPSRHPLSHAQRALWFLHRVSPTGGTYHTGVALHVRSALDTAALERAVDLVARRHELLRSVFAESDGEPVRIQHEEPTAPLVVRELPGTDDDALRAAVRAELLAPFDLGLRGAFRFRLLRRSPQDAVLLVAGHHIATDATSNWLVLRDMMHAYRDLVAGEEPETGAPSGSHDTYVAKESALLSSPRGARMEEYWREVCEGAVPAELPLDRARPAGHGGGNGRTHRIDLGADRVEPLRRTAHADGVSLFSYLLGTFQATLHRYTRQNAFLLGCPTTTRISPAVREVVGNLINTLVLRADFTPGTTLRDAALAADRQVKGGLARVGYPFELITRAANRPRTGAGSSLCRITFNMIGTATPDPLLRLLLDSADDRRTARFAGLLLHPYDLPQAEGQLDLAVSIRQSTDSLTMEFRYDADLFDEATVARLGGCFVRALDAAVADPGLPVARLRLMDGTEWARLLGLGGDGSGHG; encoded by the coding sequence ATGCCCAGCCGCCATCCGCTCTCCCACGCCCAGCGCGCCCTGTGGTTCCTGCACCGGGTGTCGCCCACGGGCGGCACCTACCACACCGGTGTCGCCCTCCACGTGCGCTCCGCCCTCGACACCGCCGCCCTGGAGCGGGCGGTCGACCTCGTCGCCCGCCGGCACGAGCTGCTGCGCTCGGTGTTCGCCGAGAGCGACGGCGAGCCCGTCCGCATCCAGCACGAGGAGCCGACGGCACCCCTCGTCGTCCGTGAGCTGCCCGGGACGGACGACGACGCGTTGCGGGCGGCCGTCCGCGCGGAGCTGCTGGCCCCCTTCGACCTCGGGCTGAGGGGCGCCTTCCGCTTCCGGCTGCTGCGGCGCAGCCCCCAGGACGCCGTCCTGCTGGTCGCCGGACACCACATCGCCACCGACGCCACGTCCAACTGGCTGGTGCTGCGCGACATGATGCACGCCTACCGCGACCTCGTCGCGGGCGAGGAGCCGGAGACCGGCGCCCCGAGCGGCAGTCACGACACCTACGTGGCCAAGGAGAGCGCGCTGCTCTCCTCGCCCCGCGGCGCGAGGATGGAGGAGTACTGGCGGGAGGTCTGCGAGGGTGCCGTGCCCGCCGAACTTCCCCTGGACCGCGCGCGCCCGGCAGGACACGGCGGCGGCAACGGCCGCACCCACCGCATCGACCTCGGTGCGGACCGGGTGGAGCCGCTGCGCCGGACGGCACACGCAGACGGCGTCTCGCTCTTCTCCTACCTGCTGGGCACCTTCCAGGCCACCCTGCACCGGTACACCCGGCAGAACGCGTTCCTCCTCGGCTGCCCCACGACGACCCGGATCAGCCCGGCCGTCCGCGAAGTGGTCGGCAACCTGATCAACACGCTCGTCCTCAGGGCGGACTTCACCCCGGGCACCACCCTGCGGGACGCGGCGCTGGCCGCCGACCGCCAGGTCAAGGGCGGCCTCGCCCGAGTGGGCTACCCGTTCGAGCTGATTACACGGGCGGCCAACCGCCCCCGCACGGGCGCTGGTTCGTCGCTGTGCCGGATCACCTTCAACATGATCGGCACCGCGACGCCCGACCCGCTGCTGCGCCTGCTGCTGGACAGCGCCGACGACCGGCGGACCGCCCGGTTCGCCGGACTCCTCCTCCACCCCTACGACCTCCCGCAGGCCGAGGGCCAGTTGGACCTCGCGGTCAGCATCCGGCAGAGCACCGACTCCCTGACCATGGAGTTCCGCTACGACGCGGACCTCTTCGACGAGGCCACCGTGGCCCGGCTCGGGGGCTGTTTCGTGCGTGCGCTGGACGCCGCAGTCGCGGATCCGGGGCTGCCGGTGGCCCGGCTCCGCCTGATGGACGGTACCGAGTGGGCGCGGCTCCTCGGCCTGGGCGGGGACGGTTCCGGGCATGGCTGA
- a CDS encoding sensor histidine kinase → MATAGVSGAIPRRPWRALRSAALWGGCAHLAADGAIALAAAAVLLALVAGIVLLPVALSGVPVVVAAGWALGRLAALERRRFAATCRVEIPAPPRVRRVGPLLPALRSLARDRCAWRELGYFVALIPVSVVTGAGVALAWAVPLTLVALPGYYDRLPRGRAALGPVSVDGFGESLVVSAAAVLFGVFVSPVLVRALAALDAALGRALLAPPRDLELTERVVQLTSSRNLLLAAVEAERKRIERDLHDGAQQRLVAVAMTLGRVVSRLRKSGDEATREIVEGAREDARAAITELRELARGLHPPVLSDRGLGAALTAVAARAPVPVTVDVQAEPRPPAAVESAAYFVVTEALTNVAKHAGASRAWVEIRRDGDRLRVIIGDDGAGGADPACGSGLAGLAGRVAGIDGTLTVTSPPGGPTLIEVDVQCG, encoded by the coding sequence ATGGCAACGGCCGGTGTGAGCGGCGCGATACCGCGGCGGCCGTGGCGTGCGCTGCGGTCGGCCGCGCTGTGGGGCGGATGCGCGCATCTCGCGGCCGATGGGGCGATCGCCCTGGCGGCCGCGGCCGTCCTGCTCGCGCTGGTGGCCGGAATCGTCCTGCTGCCCGTCGCGCTGTCCGGCGTACCCGTCGTGGTCGCCGCGGGCTGGGCGCTGGGCCGGCTCGCGGCTCTGGAACGCCGCCGCTTCGCCGCGACCTGCCGGGTGGAGATCCCGGCGCCGCCCCGCGTCCGGCGGGTCGGGCCGTTGCTGCCCGCGTTGCGGTCGCTGGCCCGCGACCGCTGCGCGTGGCGGGAGCTCGGGTACTTCGTGGCGCTGATCCCGGTGTCGGTGGTGACCGGGGCGGGGGTCGCGCTCGCCTGGGCCGTGCCGCTCACCCTCGTGGCGCTGCCCGGCTACTACGACCGGCTGCCGCGCGGCCGGGCGGCTCTCGGCCCGGTCTCCGTGGACGGGTTCGGCGAGTCCCTCGTGGTCTCCGCGGCCGCCGTACTGTTCGGGGTGTTCGTCTCGCCCGTCCTGGTGCGGGCCCTGGCGGCCCTCGACGCGGCGCTCGGACGGGCCCTGCTGGCTCCGCCCCGGGATCTCGAGCTCACCGAGCGGGTCGTGCAACTGACCTCGAGCCGCAATCTGTTGCTCGCGGCCGTCGAGGCGGAACGCAAGAGGATCGAGCGCGATCTGCACGACGGGGCGCAGCAGCGGCTGGTGGCCGTGGCGATGACGCTGGGCCGGGTGGTCTCCCGTCTGCGCAAGTCGGGTGACGAGGCGACGCGGGAGATCGTGGAGGGCGCCCGCGAGGACGCCCGTGCGGCCATCACGGAGCTGCGGGAACTGGCCCGGGGGCTGCACCCTCCCGTGCTCAGCGACCGGGGCCTGGGCGCCGCGCTCACCGCCGTCGCGGCCCGCGCACCCGTACCGGTCACCGTGGACGTGCAGGCGGAGCCGCGGCCCCCGGCCGCCGTCGAGTCCGCGGCCTATTTCGTGGTCACGGAGGCGCTGACCAACGTCGCCAAGCACGCCGGGGCCTCCCGGGCGTGGGTGGAGATCCGCCGGGACGGCGACCGACTCCGTGTGATCATCGGTGACGACGGTGCGGGCGGGGCGGATCCGGCCTGCGGTAGTGGACTGGCCGGGCTGGCCGGGCGGGTCGCGGGGATCGACGGCACGCTGACGGTGACCAGCCCGCCGGGCGGCCCGACTCTGATCGAAGTGGATGTGCAATGCGGGTAG
- a CDS encoding alpha/beta fold hydrolase — MAEITYRTVRAAGRRTHLAEAGEGPLVLLLHGFPELSYSWRHQLTGLAEAGFHAVAPDMRGYGETESPEDVREFTVHHLVGDVVALIGALGAERAVLAGHDWGAQIAWHTALMRPDLVRGVAGLSIPYRPRAGLPPLPAMRRAHGDGFYMLHMQRPGVVEAEWERDVAGSLRRLFAGTSGGAAAFSPVVPDGGGLLDVYPPSDGLPGWLGEDDLAVYAAAFARTGFGGGLNWYRNLTANWELTAPFNRARIAVPALYLAGEDDFVVRGADRSRLDEELRRAVPGLRASIALPGCGHWTQQERPEEVTAALADFARHL; from the coding sequence ATGGCTGAGATCACGTACCGCACGGTGCGCGCGGCCGGTCGCCGGACGCACCTCGCCGAGGCGGGCGAAGGACCGCTGGTGCTGCTGCTCCACGGGTTCCCCGAACTCTCGTACTCCTGGCGGCACCAGCTCACCGGCCTCGCGGAGGCCGGCTTCCACGCGGTGGCGCCCGACATGCGGGGGTACGGGGAGACGGAGAGCCCCGAGGACGTGCGGGAGTTCACCGTGCACCACCTGGTGGGTGACGTCGTCGCGCTGATCGGCGCGCTCGGCGCGGAGCGGGCCGTCCTGGCCGGGCACGACTGGGGGGCCCAGATCGCCTGGCACACCGCTCTGATGCGCCCCGACCTGGTGCGCGGTGTGGCCGGGTTGAGCATCCCGTACCGCCCGCGGGCGGGCCTGCCGCCGCTGCCCGCGATGCGCCGGGCACACGGGGACGGCTTCTACATGCTGCACATGCAGCGGCCGGGCGTCGTGGAGGCGGAGTGGGAGCGCGACGTGGCGGGCTCGCTGCGGCGGCTCTTCGCGGGCACGTCGGGCGGGGCCGCCGCCTTCTCCCCCGTGGTGCCCGACGGTGGCGGACTACTCGACGTCTACCCTCCCTCCGACGGGCTGCCCGGCTGGCTGGGAGAGGACGATCTCGCGGTGTACGCGGCCGCGTTCGCCCGCACCGGCTTCGGCGGAGGCCTGAACTGGTACCGCAACCTGACGGCGAACTGGGAGCTGACCGCCCCCTTCAACCGCGCCAGGATCGCCGTCCCGGCCCTGTACCTGGCCGGCGAGGACGACTTCGTCGTCCGCGGCGCCGACCGTTCCCGGCTCGACGAGGAACTGCGCCGGGCCGTACCCGGCCTGCGCGCGAGCATCGCGCTGCCGGGCTGCGGCCACTGGACGCAACAGGAGCGGCCCGAGGAGGTCACGGCCGCCTTGGCCGACTTCGCCCGCCACTTGTGA
- a CDS encoding acyl-CoA dehydrogenase, producing the protein MSTTPYDDPETPEPLEALLGDPEDRDNPFSFDAFLAADDRGDLLQAGERALDAYGLGSEFVPVRLGGRLDRADRLARVLRPLFRRDGSLALGHGASNLVGSVNVWSQGSPEQQRWLADVLLRNGRVAAAYTDMSTGNDVAHTAFRGELRAGQLVLSGRKEIINNLARAEAVTVLARTSDAPGSRSHSMVLVDMAAAPREKLRFLPRYRTSGVRGMYLGGLEFLDCPLPASALTGTAGQAMETILRAFQVTRAVLPAAAVGMADQQLRTVTDFAVHRRLYGRAVAELPHARSVLVGAFLDLLIADCFATSVCRALHLLPGQTSVYAAAVKYLVPRLFHESGQALSVVLGARAFLREGPHAIFQKHARDLPVASLVHAGGTVCQATIIPQLPRLARTGWLGGEAAPAAVFDLSSALPELDFDRLGITAGRHDPLMGTLTEAAARLRGEPVLGALCKRLTDELTALREACGELAPRDRTPLAGPVSFEIAERYAVLLAAACCLGVWLHDPDRSGAFLREPAWLAGALSRLTDRLGRPPVAGADAGEAAVFAELMRRYEDRRGFDLTGRRLV; encoded by the coding sequence ATGAGCACCACCCCGTACGACGATCCGGAGACTCCGGAACCGCTGGAGGCCCTGCTGGGCGACCCGGAGGACCGCGACAACCCCTTCTCCTTCGACGCCTTCCTGGCTGCCGACGACCGCGGTGACCTGCTGCAGGCGGGTGAGCGGGCGCTCGATGCGTACGGACTGGGCTCCGAGTTCGTCCCGGTACGGCTCGGGGGCCGGCTGGACCGCGCCGACCGGCTGGCCCGGGTGCTGCGCCCGCTGTTCCGGCGGGACGGCTCGCTGGCCCTCGGGCACGGGGCGAGCAACCTGGTCGGATCGGTCAACGTCTGGTCGCAGGGCAGCCCGGAGCAGCAGCGCTGGCTGGCGGACGTACTCCTGCGCAACGGGCGCGTGGCCGCCGCGTACACCGACATGTCCACGGGCAACGACGTCGCGCACACCGCCTTCCGGGGCGAGCTGCGCGCAGGCCAGCTCGTGCTGAGCGGGCGCAAGGAGATCATCAACAACCTCGCGCGGGCCGAGGCCGTCACGGTCCTGGCGCGGACCAGTGATGCCCCGGGCAGCCGCAGCCACTCGATGGTGCTGGTCGACATGGCCGCCGCACCGCGCGAGAAGCTGCGCTTCCTACCGCGATACCGGACCTCGGGCGTGCGCGGCATGTACCTGGGCGGACTGGAGTTCCTGGACTGCCCGCTGCCCGCGAGCGCCCTGACCGGCACCGCCGGCCAGGCCATGGAGACGATTCTGCGGGCCTTCCAGGTCACCCGCGCCGTCCTGCCCGCCGCCGCCGTGGGCATGGCGGACCAGCAGCTGCGCACCGTCACGGACTTCGCCGTCCACCGCCGCCTGTACGGCCGGGCCGTCGCCGAGCTGCCGCACGCCCGGTCCGTGCTGGTGGGAGCCTTCCTCGATCTGCTGATCGCCGACTGCTTCGCCACTTCGGTGTGTCGCGCCCTGCACCTGCTGCCGGGGCAGACGAGCGTGTACGCGGCGGCGGTCAAGTACCTGGTGCCGCGGCTCTTCCACGAGAGCGGCCAGGCACTGTCGGTGGTGCTGGGCGCGCGTGCCTTCCTGCGCGAAGGACCGCACGCGATCTTCCAGAAGCACGCCCGGGACCTGCCGGTCGCCTCCCTCGTCCATGCGGGAGGCACCGTCTGCCAGGCGACGATCATCCCGCAGCTGCCCCGGCTGGCCCGTACCGGCTGGCTCGGTGGTGAAGCGGCCCCGGCCGCCGTCTTCGACCTGTCGAGTGCCCTGCCCGAGCTCGACTTCGACCGGCTGGGCATCACGGCGGGGCGCCACGACCCGCTGATGGGGACGCTGACCGAGGCGGCCGCCCGGCTGCGCGGAGAGCCGGTGCTGGGGGCGCTCTGCAAGCGTCTGACGGACGAACTCACCGCGCTGCGCGAGGCCTGCGGCGAGCTGGCGCCCCGGGACCGAACCCCGCTGGCCGGCCCGGTGAGCTTCGAGATCGCCGAACGGTACGCGGTGCTGCTGGCCGCGGCCTGCTGCCTCGGCGTCTGGCTGCACGACCCCGACCGCTCCGGAGCCTTCCTGCGCGAGCCGGCCTGGCTCGCGGGTGCGCTCTCCCGGCTGACCGACCGGCTCGGACGCCCGCCTGTGGCCGGCGCCGACGCGGGTGAGGCCGCCGTCTTCGCCGAGCTGATGCGCCGGTACGAGGACCGGCGCGGCTTCGACCTGACCGGCCGCCGGCTCGTCTGA
- a CDS encoding TauD/TfdA family dioxygenase, whose amino-acid sequence MTANPGWKPLEITPEGAATGRRGAAGLLARLADSPGLQTLLDEEKAVVFRGFEVSEEELDPVLDALLPNRLAYVHGNSPRTRVGRNVYTSTEYPAEFTISMHNELSYAHRWPARLAFCCVTAPTTGGATPVVDARLWLELLDDEVRERFADGVRYTQNLHGGAGLGKSWQDTFETTDREEVDRFLAASQADSQWQRDGSLRVTQHRPATVRHPRTGAEVWFNQSDQWHPAALGDETAAALARLMPPEQLPQSVTFADGEPIPAEYVVQVRDRGLAAAVDVDWRAGDVMVIDNILVGHGRRPYTGPRRLLVAMSD is encoded by the coding sequence ATGACTGCGAACCCCGGCTGGAAGCCGCTCGAAATCACTCCGGAAGGCGCCGCCACGGGCCGCCGGGGAGCCGCGGGGCTGCTGGCCCGCCTGGCGGACTCCCCTGGTCTCCAGACCCTGCTCGACGAGGAGAAGGCCGTGGTCTTCCGGGGCTTCGAGGTCTCCGAGGAGGAACTCGACCCGGTACTGGACGCGCTGCTGCCCAACCGGCTCGCGTACGTCCACGGCAATTCCCCGCGCACCCGGGTGGGCCGCAACGTCTACACCTCGACCGAGTACCCGGCCGAGTTCACCATCTCGATGCACAACGAGCTCTCGTACGCGCACCGCTGGCCGGCCCGGCTGGCCTTCTGCTGCGTCACGGCGCCCACGACCGGCGGCGCAACCCCGGTGGTGGACGCCCGGCTCTGGCTGGAGTTGCTGGACGACGAGGTGCGCGAGCGGTTCGCCGACGGCGTCCGCTACACGCAGAACCTGCACGGCGGTGCCGGACTCGGCAAGAGCTGGCAGGACACCTTCGAGACGACCGACCGCGAGGAGGTGGACCGGTTCCTGGCCGCCTCGCAGGCCGACAGCCAGTGGCAGCGCGACGGCAGCCTGCGGGTCACCCAGCACCGGCCCGCCACCGTCCGGCACCCCCGGACGGGGGCGGAGGTCTGGTTCAACCAGTCCGATCAGTGGCACCCGGCCGCGCTCGGCGACGAGACGGCGGCCGCGCTGGCCCGGCTGATGCCTCCCGAGCAGCTGCCGCAGTCGGTGACCTTCGCCGACGGGGAGCCGATCCCGGCCGAGTACGTGGTGCAGGTGCGCGACCGCGGTCTGGCGGCGGCGGTCGATGTGGACTGGCGGGCCGGTGATGTCATGGTGATCGACAACATCCTGGTCGGTCACGGCCGGCGGCCGTACACCGGTCCGCGCCGGCTGCTGGTCGCCATGTCGGACTGA
- a CDS encoding acyl carrier protein: protein MSKPTTPEDIAAWLTEKVAFYLEIPEADILPDVKLVEYGLESVYALALVGDVEDEFEIEVEPTLAWDYPTINALTGLLGELLAGVPAA from the coding sequence ATGAGCAAGCCCACCACCCCCGAGGACATCGCCGCCTGGCTGACCGAGAAGGTCGCGTTCTACCTGGAGATCCCCGAAGCGGACATCCTGCCGGACGTCAAGCTCGTCGAGTACGGGCTGGAGTCCGTGTACGCGCTGGCCTTGGTCGGCGACGTGGAGGACGAGTTCGAGATCGAGGTCGAGCCCACCCTGGCGTGGGACTACCCGACGATCAACGCGCTGACCGGCCTGCTCGGCGAGCTGCTGGCCGGCGTTCCGGCCGCCTGA
- a CDS encoding AfsR/SARP family transcriptional regulator: MHTVLATLVLAEGRTVSDEHLCDMLWSWDPPATMNAQIYTYVSRLRKRLGDEVELIRRPRGYQLHTQHASLDLAEFEKLARSGRSFLGQERHEEASRDLGAALKRFSGPALTNVTEFLADAERPRLEELRLGVTEDWIEAELALGRHQALVPDLTALTQNHPMRERLRAQLMTALYRCDRQVDALEVYRAGREVLAEELGIDPGAALSSVHQGVLDGSLSQPAPVVRAAAPPAARPAPAMLPPDVANFTGRRIELGLLQQRPRPGEETLSRRWFITGMPGVGKTALAVHAAHAVRDRYPDGQLYADLTEDGGGAKDPAEVLTGFLRALGVEPPTDGASVDELVRLYRTHIAGRRILVLLDNAVGDRQLAPLMPNSRESVVVVTSRRHPAEASGRETLNLVPFGNEEAVEYLAAIAGPDRIHADPEAALNIVACCAALPLALRIAGLRLAARPRWSAAALAERLADPCTRLDELAFGDLSVQQALISALGQASPRGRHALPELSVFDDRAFHAEAAAVELHTSRNSAERTLEELVEVGLLEPEGTDLPGYRLNELVRPLAAGLAVRPAAGRPAARTTPVRGPVIPQQAAGQVADRWIYGPYRRPDQAATATAAYVLGQPVSVDAHIRRDLWR; encoded by the coding sequence GTGCACACTGTCCTCGCCACGCTGGTGCTGGCCGAAGGCCGGACCGTATCCGACGAGCATCTCTGCGACATGCTGTGGTCCTGGGATCCGCCGGCCACGATGAACGCGCAGATCTACACCTACGTATCCCGGCTGCGCAAACGTCTCGGCGACGAGGTCGAATTGATTCGGCGGCCGCGCGGATATCAGCTCCACACTCAGCACGCCTCATTAGATCTCGCCGAATTCGAGAAACTGGCACGTTCCGGCCGTTCCTTCCTCGGGCAGGAGCGGCACGAGGAGGCGTCGAGGGATCTCGGCGCCGCCCTGAAGCGGTTCAGCGGACCCGCCCTGACCAATGTCACCGAATTCCTCGCCGACGCGGAACGCCCCCGCCTCGAGGAGCTGCGCCTGGGCGTGACGGAGGACTGGATCGAGGCCGAACTGGCCCTCGGCCGGCACCAGGCGCTCGTACCCGACCTCACCGCCCTCACGCAGAACCATCCGATGCGCGAGCGGCTGCGCGCCCAGCTCATGACCGCTCTCTACCGCTGCGACCGGCAGGTCGACGCCCTCGAGGTCTACCGGGCCGGACGCGAGGTCCTCGCCGAGGAACTGGGCATCGACCCGGGCGCCGCCCTGAGCAGCGTCCACCAGGGAGTGCTGGACGGGTCGCTGTCCCAGCCAGCGCCCGTCGTACGGGCAGCGGCGCCGCCCGCCGCACGGCCCGCCCCGGCGATGCTGCCGCCGGACGTCGCGAACTTCACCGGCCGCCGCATCGAACTGGGCCTGCTCCAGCAACGCCCGCGACCGGGAGAGGAGACGCTCTCGCGCCGCTGGTTCATCACGGGAATGCCCGGTGTGGGCAAGACGGCGCTCGCCGTCCACGCGGCCCATGCCGTGCGCGACCGCTACCCGGACGGACAGCTGTACGCGGACCTGACCGAGGACGGCGGCGGTGCCAAGGATCCCGCAGAGGTCCTGACGGGGTTCCTGCGCGCGCTCGGCGTCGAACCGCCGACCGATGGGGCCTCCGTCGACGAACTCGTACGGCTCTACCGCACCCACATCGCCGGTCGGCGCATCCTCGTCCTGCTCGACAACGCTGTCGGAGACCGGCAGCTGGCCCCCCTGATGCCCAACTCCCGCGAGTCCGTGGTGGTGGTCACGAGCCGCCGGCACCCGGCGGAGGCCTCCGGCCGGGAGACCCTCAACCTGGTCCCCTTCGGCAACGAGGAGGCCGTCGAGTACCTCGCGGCCATCGCCGGCCCCGACCGCATCCACGCCGATCCCGAGGCGGCACTGAACATCGTCGCCTGCTGCGCCGCGCTGCCGCTGGCCCTGCGGATCGCAGGTCTGCGGCTGGCCGCCCGGCCGCGGTGGTCGGCCGCCGCGCTCGCCGAGCGGCTGGCCGACCCGTGCACCCGGCTCGACGAACTCGCCTTCGGTGATCTCAGTGTCCAGCAGGCCCTCATCAGCGCCCTGGGCCAGGCCAGCCCGCGCGGCCGGCACGCCCTGCCGGAACTCTCCGTCTTCGACGACCGCGCGTTCCACGCCGAGGCCGCCGCCGTCGAACTGCACACCAGCCGCAACTCGGCGGAGCGGACCCTGGAGGAACTGGTGGAGGTCGGACTGCTGGAGCCCGAAGGGACCGATCTGCCCGGATACCGGCTGAACGAGCTGGTGCGGCCGCTGGCCGCGGGACTGGCGGTGCGGCCCGCGGCCGGCCGCCCGGCCGCCCGCACGACACCGGTGCGCGGCCCGGTCATCCCGCAGCAGGCGGCGGGCCAGGTGGCGGATCGCTGGATATACGGGCCGTATAGGCGCCCCGACCAGGCTGCCACGGCCACCGCTGCGTACGTCCTCGGTCAGCCGGTATCCGTCGACGCGCACATCAGAAGGGACCTTTGGCGATGA
- a CDS encoding zinc-binding dehydrogenase, with amino-acid sequence MRAAITRSGKLSVEEVPMPVPQAGQVLVRTLACGICGSDLHALDDPGAFAEVSRRSGGVPYDIRDGIVLGHEFVAEVVDYGPGTARMLPTGTTVCGPPIGFGPQGSGIIGYTPAFPGGFGEYMLLSEAFMLPVPGGLDPRTAALTEPFSVAARAVRRAEVAPGTVAMVLGLGPIGLGVVATLKARGHGPVVAVDFSARRRELAGRLGADILVDPAAESPYDRWTSLGVIPGMMDRMAAEYRGIKATETVIFECVGAPGMLAQVVAGAPAAARIMLVGVCLRPDSVEPGVVAGKELDIRGSFGGSPAEYRQTLRDIAEGQIDAGVAITGTTGLDGLAEAITALSVPDLHAKVIVEPQSG; translated from the coding sequence ATGCGCGCGGCCATCACCCGCTCGGGGAAGCTCAGCGTGGAAGAGGTCCCGATGCCCGTACCGCAGGCGGGCCAGGTGCTGGTACGCACCCTCGCCTGCGGGATCTGCGGCTCGGACCTGCACGCCTTGGACGACCCCGGGGCGTTCGCCGAGGTGTCGCGCCGCTCGGGCGGTGTCCCGTACGACATCCGGGACGGCATCGTGCTCGGCCACGAGTTCGTGGCCGAGGTCGTCGACTACGGTCCGGGCACCGCCCGGATGCTGCCGACGGGTACGACGGTGTGCGGTCCGCCGATCGGGTTCGGTCCCCAGGGCAGCGGGATCATCGGCTACACGCCGGCCTTCCCCGGCGGCTTCGGCGAGTACATGCTGCTGTCCGAGGCCTTCATGCTGCCGGTGCCGGGCGGGCTGGATCCGCGGACCGCGGCGCTCACGGAACCCTTCTCCGTCGCCGCCAGGGCGGTGCGCCGGGCGGAAGTCGCGCCCGGCACAGTGGCCATGGTCCTGGGGCTGGGGCCGATCGGGCTGGGAGTCGTCGCCACGCTCAAGGCCCGGGGTCACGGACCGGTCGTCGCGGTCGACTTCTCCGCCCGACGGCGGGAGTTGGCCGGCCGGCTCGGCGCCGACATCCTGGTCGATCCGGCGGCCGAGTCACCGTACGACCGGTGGACCTCGCTCGGCGTCATTCCCGGAATGATGGACCGGATGGCGGCCGAATACCGGGGCATCAAGGCCACCGAAACCGTGATCTTCGAGTGCGTCGGGGCTCCGGGCATGCTCGCCCAGGTCGTCGCCGGCGCCCCGGCGGCGGCCAGGATCATGCTGGTGGGCGTCTGCCTGCGGCCCGACTCCGTAGAGCCGGGCGTAGTGGCGGGCAAGGAACTCGACATTCGCGGCTCGTTCGGCGGCAGCCCGGCCGAGTACCGGCAGACGCTGAGGGATATAGCGGAAGGGCAGATCGACGCGGGAGTGGCCATAACCGGCACCACCGGACTCGATGGACTGGCCGAGGCGATCACCGCTCTGAGCGTGCCGGATCTGCACGCGAAAGTCATCGTCGAGCCGCAGTCCGGCTGA